The sequence CGAGAAGTGTGCGCGGCATCGAGATGATCCTTCCCCGGTAAAGGCGCAAAGGGACGGTACAAACGTTCGCGAACGGGAGCTCAGGGGTATTTTGGTAGCATAGTCCTGCATCTACAGGAGTTATCGAGGCACTGGCTTGAGCTCTTCGGTGAACACGAAACAACACCATGTCGCACGCAGGAACGTATGAAATGCAGAGCTAAACTCAATTAGGCGATACATCCGCTCGCCTTGTGATATATATTTTCATTTCTTCCATGCATCCGTCTTCCACGGTCGAGACTCGACGGGACTTTTCTTACGAAATATCTCAGGGCTGATTCGCACAGATTTAGGCTTCTTTCCAATCGCTTAGCGGAGCTCACGTACCTGCTAGAGCGGTGATGGCAGCCCGCTCCGTACCTCAACGCTGGCCGTTGAGCCGAGCAAAGCAAGTTCAGTCTCCGCGCGAAATTCGCTGTGAAAGGCATGTAAGACTTCGTTCTTTCCACGGCAAACAACCTGCTCGATATGTAGCAGGTACCAGCTTCAAGCGTGTGTATTGAAATAGACACTGGATTGTGAGCATGAGGCCAGAAGGGAGTAGCTGGAGAAGGGCGGACGTGAGTAGATTGTCAATAAACCATTCGGGAAGAGGCTCAAATAAAGTTCGCATCAGATTTCCAGTCTCCAAGCAATTCGCGTCTCGCTttgcctccccctccccccccccgccccccccccggaAGGCTGTGCGGCGAGAAACTCTGTGTCAAGCGTACTGACAAGATGACGCTGGATGTATGCTCGGAAGAGCTCGTTTTTCTTATCAAAATAATCACCGTATCATTCAGGAACAtcagagaagaaaaccgaCTTTCGCCGCGGAATGGATCTTGCATACGGGTAAGGTGGAAGCGATCAGTCACATCTGAAGTCGCTGTCGCGTGAGAGGTATGTGAGGAAAGTGAATATGTACTTGTGTTTCCCTTTTGTATGCTGCGGTATGTTAGTTTTAGCGCCATCAGCGAGCGCGTATCGACACAGACAATCCGATGAGTGTGTTTGTAAGCGGGCGTCCCTCCGCACTGTGAATAGGGTCCGAAATGCTTTTCTGCGCAGGTTCCACTACTATATCGGAAATATGCTGCTGATGGATAGCTTGAAACAACTTTCAGTGAGCACTGGCGTCGCGCTATTTTTCTTTAGTTAAAGAAAAGGGTGTACTTTTCCCGGCAATCGAGAATaagcgcggcgctcgacgacgCCTACCCATGAAAAGGCGCACGCACGCTTTGTTTTTTCGCGGAGGCCAGTGAAGCACATGACTACGTGCGTGTTTCTGTGTCTTGCTCATTGCCGCTGGGTCCTATTCCGCTGTTCAGGGCAAACGTTTCATTCTCTTGGCTTGAGCTGCTATCTCCTTTTACCACATGGTTCTTCGCTTGTCTCGAGAAAGACGCGAAAAGCGGCTTCTgttctccgcgtgcgcccgcTGTCTGTCCACCTTGCGCCATTCGCCTTTCCGTCgctttcgttttttttttccttcaCCGTGTTTTGCttgtctgttttttttttattTTGTTAAGCAGATAGGCAGAGGATATGACGGAGGGGATACTTTGTTTTGTCTGGGTGGAACAAGGAACAGCAGGCCTTCCTGTTGTGCGTCGAGCGGTTGTCTGTGACCGGTAGTCATAAACTTTTCCAGGACCCTCAGTTTGTTTCTACCTCTTGTTGAATTCTCCCTCTCGGTTCTTCCCGCAGGCTTGCCGCGACCGGGGAACCTTGAAGCGGCACCAGCGAGTGGAACCGACAGAGGGGAACGAGACACCAATGAAAGAGAGCCTTTCAGTATATGCCGCCGGTGCCCACCTTTTCGGCATCTACTGCGGACGCTTATAGCCTTTCTTTGtagagaagcggaggacaCGGACGGTTTTGCGGGTAATTTTTTGGTGTTCTTTCCCTCGCTACAGTTTTCTGTCATGTCTCGTGTCTGTTTTCGCCAAGAAAAGTAGGAGGGTTGTGACGCCTTCGATTCAGTTAAAATGACAAATTTTCAGCCTCACTCTCCCTTGTGAAAATCCTTGGCTTACACTCTACTTCCAGTCgtcccttcttcctccgcatcCTACCGGGCTCCCAGTTCAGCGGTCCCATTTCGAGCTGAACCCTAGTCCCTTTCGTTCTGCGTAGTATcctctcgttttcttttctcagTCTCCTCGCAAGTCGTCTGTCTGTGCCCTCCGCGCCCACCGACGCAGTCGCCGCTTGACACACGAACTGTCGCCTCCAGTTCACGCGTTCGATCCGCGTCAATGCCGCACACCGCCCGAGCCTGCGACTCGCCGACTTCAAAAACCGCACGCTCTTGTCGGGCGTCTACGAGTCCGCCACGCCCGCGAGGCAGTCCCCTCTCTGCAAGGCTTTTCCGGTATTCCTCTCTGTCAGCGCACAAGTTATTTTGGGCCGCTAATTGCGGGAGATCTCCGCCTCTCTTGGAGAGCTTTTGTTTGCTCTTAATTGCTGCCGCGTCCAGCAGTCTCTTGGCTGTTCACTGCTCATCGGTCTTCCCTGGTATCCTTCTTACGGggctccttcctcgcctgttGTTCGGCTACCTCTCCTTCCCGCTCCTTCAACTCAGGGATCTTTCACTCCTTGTCACTCAGCTTTACCCAAGCCGCACGACCGCAACGCCGGAGGGCAGCcctgcctgcggcctctctttctcctccaCGTCCCCTGCGTGCTGCCCCGGTCTGCGCTGCTTTCTTTCGTCATCTTCTTGCTGTCTAGGTCAGGTGCTGCCTTCCGGCGTTCACTCGGGTTCTTTCCGCGTGTTTCCTTCCGTGGGCTGGCTCGTCCCCCAGGAAGTTCGTCTTTTACATCTTTAGACGCGTTGTCTAGCGTGTGGAGATGGCGGGCGTGCGCGTGCGGTTCCACACCTACGCGCTGGTGTCGCTGTTGagcgtcgtcgcgctgcttctgcggACCTGGTATCTTCACGAAGAGTTCTACACCGTCGTCGCAGTGTTGAGCACGGGGAAGAttgcgctggcgctgctctACAACTTTGCGTTGATGCTATTTTTGGGCCTGGGCAAGCTCGCGGTGCGACTCATGGTCGGGCACCTGCGCGACCTCGAAGTCGAGCAAATCCTcgacagcggccgcggcttccttctcgacaccgtcctcttcctcgtccttTCTTCGCCGACGCTCGAGGGCTCAGAAGTCTCCAGCTACGCACTGGCCAAGTTCCTCTTCATCGTCGTCTCGCTGAAAACCGCCCACCTCGTCGTTCAAATCCGTGGCTCCACGGTGAGAGGCCTGAGCGCCCGGAAACCTACGCCAGGGTCACCCgggggccgcggagacgcgtcATTTGACTCCGAGGTTTTCTCCGCGAATCGAGTTCTCGCATGCACGATGTGCACTCCCACtcatccatatatatatatatatgtatacatgtatgtgtatatagtTGTGTGTGTGGCGGTCTTTTGTCTGCTGCAGATGTTCGAGGTGGGGCACCCGCGCGCGGGGGTTTTgttgcgcctctgcgtggtCCTCTTTTGTCTGCTTCTACTCGACTTCTGCGCAGTCcatttcttcttcgtccacGCCAGCAAGGCCTCCACGTTCTACCTCTGGCTCCTCTTCGAGGCAAGTCTCCAGACATTgagcgcgcggaagcggccGCACGCGTTTATCTTTCACTGCATGCCTGGAGACTCACACAAGAGATAACTGGGGAGAGACGAGACGTAGGTGAAGGAGGGCGTTTCGCTGGCCGGCGAGCCACGCGGGGCTTTGCGGGATTCTTGCAGAGCGAGGGGGAGCAGGTTCAAAACGATGCCTCGCTTCTTGGTTTCCTGGTGGATGACGGGTGCGCGGGACGCGTCGAATCGAAAAACAGCGAACTGAATGGCGTTGAAGAAGCCGCGGGTGCTGACGGGAGGCTGGGGGAGTTGACACAAAGCAGAGGCAGGTGTAAGAAGCGCTGTGTGCGAGGCGCAGGTTTCTCGATTGACGGCGGCGACCTTTGGGCCatacgcggcggagggcgtcgATTTCCTGTGTGACTCCGTTTCTGTTGATATGGAATCTCTGAGTtctcgcggcttctgcgttcTCCGCAGTGCTTAGGCATGCTTGTCTCGTCGGCGATCAGCATCCTCAAATTCGCCGCGCACATCATCGACGTCCGCCTTGACAACGGTAgggcgcctcttctctcctctcctccgccgcgagaaCATGTCGCGtaggcgtcttcgcttcaACTCGCCCACGAGCATATGTCGATGCGCTCGCATGTACACGTATATCTGACATTTTGGAAATATGTCCAGGCGCACGTTTCAGTATATGCCTCCGCTGTGCCATCTGTTGCCAAACTGGGTAGATGTTCACGTGCCTCTGTGGTCAGGCGTGTGCCACAATTGTGTTGTGCGTGCGAAGTGCGCACCAGGCGTTGAAGCGCCGACAAGAGTCTTCTCCTGTGTTACATgcccgacgcgcgcaggATGGGCCTCCAAGTCTGCCGTCCTCTTCTATCTGGAGCTCATTCACGATGTAACGAGTCTCGTGATCTTCTTGGTAAGTCTGTGGAAGCAGTTTCCCCGAATGCGGAGTCGCACTCGTCacggcgggcggggcggcgcccttCAAGCCAGCGCCTGAGCTCCCTGTTATTCGCTGACACGGCCTGCGAGACAGAACGGGCTACAGAGTGATTCTTTCGTCGCGAATGGGATGCGGGGGAGATGTTTCGGGAACGTTTCGCCGAAGAATCTAAGGTTTTGGCTTGAGTCCGATGCACCCGCGCCTCGGGAGCGGCAGACGCTtgacgctcgcgcgcgggaggGTGCAGGAGTCGTTTTGTCTTCAAGAGCTCGGTTTTTCAAGTTGCCTGCGCCGGTGGCTGGGGCGTGCCTGCCAGACGAGCGAAACAAGCTCTGAGCGAGGCTCTTTTTGTATGGGTTGCATTTTTTCAGCTCTTCATGTCAGTGTTTTTCATTACTCAACCGAGCCGGCTGCCGCTGTACATGACTGCGGACATCATCCACGTCGTCAAGGCACTCTACAAGCGCATCTTGTCCTTCAAAAAGTATCGCGCACTCACGAAAAACCTCGAAACCAGGTACCGTCAAGAACACCCATGCTGAATCCTACGCGACATGCGGCAACGGCTCCTTGTGCGTGAAACCGAGGGTGGTgccccgcgccgcgaccgcgggaCGTGTGTGTATACGCACACTCCCAGGTACAAGCTATTTACGTATGTGTTTCGACCTGCGCACATTTGTGGATAGAAATAAAGTGTGTTCACGTTGGTTCCTGTCTGTGCGCGTCCGGGACGCCGCGAACGGTTTCCGCGCATGTGGGAGTCTAGCGCTATGCCTACGGGGTCGCGACAGAGGCCTGTGTTCGCGCTCACCGCACGTGGCagtcctcgcctcgcgccgaaACCGAGGTCTGAGCTTTGTTTGCCCCGCAGGTTCCCGGACGCCACGGCTGACGAgttggaggcggcagacacTTGCATCATCTGCAGAGACCTTCTTTTCGAGGGATCGAAGAAGCTCCCTTGCAGCCACATCTTCCACATTGACTGTCTCCGGTACGTTCGGGAGTCCGAGAGATGGCGTGTCTCTACTTGCCCTTGTTGGCTGATATTACGCCTCCAAGCGCGTGAGGTCTCCTCGACAGATTCGCATCCTAAATCCCAAACTCTGCGgcttccccctccccccccccccctcctccccctccccccctgtTGCGTGGAGGGGCGAGTCTGTTTGGAGCGTGTGGTGGAAAATGGatcgcgcttcctccttttTCTGCGCTCAGTTCCTGGCTAGTCCAGCAGCAATCCTGCCCGACGTGCCGCGCTGAAATCCCCACTGACGACTCTGCTGCGCAGtctccggcgcaggcgcacactGGAGCCGCAGAGCAGAGATctgaaggcgagagaggcggagacagaccgccgccttccgtcgctgcagcggcagcggcgccgcccacagACCAGCCCGCCGGCGGATATGCAGGCCAGcagagcgagacagaggcgcagcagaagggcACCGCCCGCTTTGTCGAGGACCCCCGAGGAGAAGTGGAACGGACTGACGCGCTGCCCGCAGGCGTGGGAGCGCCTCGCTTGGAAGCCCCGTGGAGCAGCCATTCCGGAAACGCTTCTGTGgcccaggcgctgctgcagggatTCCAGCTCGCCTGTCAAACGGTAAGGGTTTTGTCAGCTGTGGAAGCGTTTAGCACGGCAGCGTGCAttcgtcggcgtcttcttaAAGGTTCCCTGTCCGCAGGGGCCACCCGGTTCAAGTTGTCTCGAGTTGTCTCGAGTTGCTGCACGTCAGCCCCGCGATGCACTCAGTAGGCGACTCGACTGTGGCAGTGCGGCGTATGTACAGCGCATTGCCGCAGCAAGTGCAAGGGTATGTCTGTTCTGTCCTTTTTCTCATATGTGCAGTGCGAGTTCTACCGATTCCACGCTTCGTTATGGATGATTGAGGCGCAACGAGCGCAGTTGGAGGCCTCGCGTCTGCAAGCGCTGCGCTCGTgtcaggcgacgcagcacaTACGTACTTGgggcgcacacacgcagatcTCTGCAACACCGCAGTCTCCGTCAGGTGACGGtcttgcggcggcgacgcccgcgtcAGAAAGCGAGGCCgatgctgcgcctgcgccgcacgctgcagcgcccAGCAACGGCCGCGAGTTTATCGTCGTGTGCCCGAGCCATTTGTTTTACCAGCAAAGcaacgcggcgctgccgcatccACCAGGCCTGCCTTCCGTAATGCCTCCCTTCGAAACGACACAGATGCCCTCTGCATTCGGAGGATTTCCCTTCGTGGCTTCCAACGTTGCCCTCCCAAGACCAGACCAGTACGGCGTTGCGAATGCGGAGTGGCTTCGACCAGTCCCAGGCGACAcctcagcggcggccgcgagcgaaCAGGGGCCGCTGTCGCAAACTCTTCCAGGCTTCCAGCCACCCGTTTTTCAGCAGTTGTGGCCGCAGTCTAGAGGGTACTACAGCGGGAGCCCGTATGcaccggcgggcgcggcaaCGGCGACGCATCCAGCCTCGTTGCAGCCGACGGCTGCTACAGTTTGCGCCGAAAATACAATTCTCGTCGGAGGCCAAGGCAATGTAGAAGAGGCACGCACGAGGGAGGGCGGGCAGGATAGTAGGCGCAAATTGTAATAGGGGCGCCGAACGTGGGGGACGCCGCTGTGTGGCGCGTGTGATGCTTGCTTCGTGCGCTTCCGCCTTGCATCCCGTTTTTTTAGCTCGGCAAGCCAGGCTGTCGTTGGGCAATTGGCATAATGCCGGTCTCGAAAGGGCAGGAGATAAAAAGGCGTCGACTGTGATAAGGGTCATCGGCAGGGTACAGGGAAGATGTTGGCCATCAAGCTTTGAGAGTGTCAGGGGGACAAGAGGCCGTCACAGATGCCGAGCTTCCGCTAGCCAATCCGGCTTCAGGTCTGCGTACCCTCCTGCACCGAGCGGCCATCAGCTTAATCATTTTCTGCCGGTTCTACAAGTTGTAGCGTGACACTGAATTCGTGCAtgccggcgtcgcagccTTGTACTTATCTGTTGTAAAGCTTCTTGAGAGTGGATACGGGCCCTCGAAAGCAGTAGTGGTGGAGGATCCCAGCCCTAGCACTGCACATACTCGATCGGCGGTACCGTGGCCACACAGGTTCACGTTTttcgtcgctgcggctgcaacTTTTGAAGACAGCTTCTCGAATCATGCTAATGGTGTGTGTATGAAAAAAATGTGATGAGGTCAGTTCCCTCCCGACGCTCCCTTCGTGTTTGCAACAGGGTTTCACTGTCCTTTCTGTTCACAAGAGGGACCGGATATTGGCGGCTATGGGAAAAGGGAAGCGGCGTTGCGCACGCCGTGTACGATGGAAGCCCTATTGTGGCCTTTTTGTTTGGTTACCCGATGTGTGGATTATATGCATGGAAATCCACCTCAATTACCCACGCTGCTTATGAAGCTGGCTGTTATCGAAAGGCTCGTCATGTCTCGTGATCAAACGTGACAACGTTCTCCCGAGTGCCCAGCACCGGGGGTGGGGTGGGGCCTCCCCCAGGTGTGCCCGCTGGGGGTTCCCTGTCCAGTGTTTCCTAGGTGTGAAACCATTACGCGTACGTGACGCAGGATGTCGGGGCTACCACCCACGTATCGGCCCTGTTTCCTCTGCACATGGCGCGTACTGCGTTGCGTGATAGTTCAGACAACACTGCAGCATACGCTCATGAGAACGTGTCGCACAGTTGAATTAGCGACCTCTACGTTGTGCTTGTGCCGCTAGTCTGTCCGACTTTATGCCGCTGCATTGACTGTTGTCTTTTTCTGGGACTAACTGTGCCAGAAATGTTGGTAGGGGATGCGAAAAGACAAATATTTGGGCAGTGAATGCTGTGCCCGTTTCAATTTGGATGTAATGGTATCAGCAGTAGAATAATTCCACGGCATGTAagacgtggcggcggcgctagCGTTGTCTAGCAAGCAAGAGGATAGGCACTTTCAACGAACTAatctttctccttcctcgccatGCCAGTCTGCCGAAAAAAAGCAACTGATTTGTGATTCTTAGAAACCATCAATCATTTCTTACATTTGCATGTAGCAAATTGTGGTCGGGCGGCCCAAAGGCTGAATATAGCTGGCTGAGAAGCAGGCGGGCGGCTTTCAAATATTTGTAACTGACCTTCTCGCCTTGTCACCGGACCAGTCAGCGGCAGATTTGAGTCCCGCCTGCACGCCCGCCGTACCCTCGCGGAGAGCTCCAGCGATAGCGTTGACTGTCCTCGAAAGGGCATCCGTGGCCTGAGGTCGGGAAACGATGAAAGCAAGAAAACAACTGGTGTCCTCGCACTGAAAACGTACTCGCGAGGCTTCCTTTTCAAGCGCCGCTCGGCATGTTGCCCAGGTGACGCCAGCGGCGTGAACCTGACGGTCCGGCCCCGTCTGCGGCGACACAATTTCTGCTCTCGCCAAAATGACTTACCAGGTAAGATGCGACCGCGACAAAGCATGCGAGTTGGAAGGAGATCTCAGTGAGACTTATTCCGTACAACAACGGCGCTGTAGAACTGCATATTCCAtaaaacgaagaaaaaagtCCGTGCATCGTCCTGTACGGCGAAGTGTCTAAAACAGCTTGCTCCTAATCACGTCTGCAGCAATAGTACCAGACGAACAGCAGCACGGGAATTGCCACCCGGCCGATGGCAATGGCTGCAGGCAGCACGCCCTGGAGTGGCGTACGCGTTCCGTTTCTCTACTGCCTTCTCTCTTGTCAGCATCCGTACCAGAGACATCAGTTCATCTACCGAGCAGTCGGCTGATACGATCTTCATCGTAAGCTGGCGCAAAAATGTGTACCCCATCAGACGATACATCATGCTTGCTCAATACCTGAAGTGCCTTCGGTGACACCCTCAATTGGAAGAAACAGAAGAAAGCAAGAGTCGCCAGCAAGACTCCGTTGAACATGTTCCATTCCGGCTGAGTGCCGGTTTCGAGTCTTCTAGCCAGCATCAACCAACAAAGCATCTGCGTACGAGATTCATGTCGCACACCCGGTTCGAGTACATAACACCTGTTGTTTCTCTATTACGCTGATCATGTTGTCTGAAGGCATAGAGGATATCCAACCTGTCAAAAAGGAGACTGCCCCGACGATGGCGCCTCCGTAGCAGCCGGACTCGGTCACATGACGAAACGCGGATTCCGCCTCAGATGACATTTTGAAATCTTACTATAACGGTCCTCGAGTGGACCACGGCACCCACAAAAACCAGAATCCAACTGAATTTCGCCGCCGTCCCTATCACAAGCATTCGCAAACGAAGGGCTGTTGGCTTTTTGTTTGTTTGTCGCAGTATATACACACCGACTCGCTGTGAGACACGCTAAGGACGGAATAGGATGCCTTGATTCATTTGTGCAGCCTGATAGCCATCGCTAAACAGGTGCTCTTGGACGTTGTCTATGGCACCTGCCGTCAGGTCCTGATTTGCGCTTCAGCTACCATTTACTTCAACTGGTGCAATTCTGTCTACGGGTCTACAGTAGTCTCTTGAAAGGATCCGCGACCTGGTTGTACCTGTCATTCGTCTCCTAAAGAGTCATCGGTTTCCTCCCAAAACATCCGCGTGTGAAAGTAAAAACAAAGTGCTGTATATACGGTAGCTTTATCAATCTAAAGCAACACGAACACTCTACGAACCTCCCTGTTGTCTAATTTCTAGTATGGTGCCCTGCCATATTCGGAGACTGGGCCTCCGCGGGCACTGCGCGAAGGCTGTTGGTGTTGAGGCCCGCTGACACTCACTTGTATACGTGGCAAATGATTTTCTACTAATACTCGGGCGAAAAACATTGCATTGACGCTGACAGGAATGCATCAGCAAGCAACACGGGCATGACGCCGGGTTAGCACGACAATGTGCACAGGGCAGCGTCGGCCACGAAGCCGCCCGAAACGACCAGAGTCATAAAGATACAGTTGTCGGGTCACAAAGAAAGAAGGCTCCAACGCGCTTCTTCCGTATTCATCAAACAGATAATCTACATGGGATGTCCGGTGCCAGACAAGAGGGATAACCGAACTGTGAAGGCAGCTCTAACAGTAGGCGCAAGCAACATTCGCATGCTCACTGCCAGCTCATCAAACTGGTCTCTAAACCCAACGTCACGGAACACAATCGGTGGCCCCTGCTCCTCAACTGCGGATGCGCGGGTTGACTGCGACAAAATGTATACGCATGACTGATGGGTCTCACATGCCAGTGGGGAAACTGGTCCTGCGTTTTTAACTACAGTACTCGATGCACGATGTCATGCAACCAGATGCAGTTGCAGCTGGAATGCTGATCGAACATACATTCATCCCCAAGGCCTGTGAGACTGAAGCTTCAACACGCTACGACCTTAACTGCACATTACACGAGTCCCTATGCTCCCTGGACATACCTGCATATAACGCGCGCATCGAAAATAGGCGTGTGGCTACAAGAAGATTTGTCCGGACGCCACATATGGATTCCCTGAAAAAGGGCAACAACTGATGTCATGTAGAGAGATGAAGCTCAATTCTTTTGGGGTAGTCTAAGAACTCGTAACGAGCCGCGAAGTGCCCAGAACCACCACCACCTGAGCCTCCTTGGCTTGAAAATCTTCTCAAAAAGTCTTGCAGCTGCGTTGAGGCCGATTCAAGAACCTGACAAACACCCTCAATATTACCGTCGATCAGGAGGACTCTCTCCGAATAGTTCCCCCTCATCACAACACACAGGTTACCGAGTGCGATGTGAACGGTTTTTCCTCCCGCTTCTTGAAGGGCGTGAAGTCCTGCGCAGTTGCTTCGCAGAAGACGCCCAACGAAATCGCCGGGGACAACCAGACATACTCGGTACCCTTCAATGTTTGTCCGGAGACCAGGACTCGATGTATCGACCACAGCGTACAAATCAGCGCACGCCCTCAGCAACGACACCAGCGGACCCGTGAAGAGAACGCACCGGCCGTTTGGGTATCCTGGGAATGAGGAAGCCTGTGCGGATGTTTGAATACGGCAGCAATATTGCCGTTCTAGGAGCTCCACTCGTTTCCCGTGGTAGCCCACCAGTTTCACTACCAGGTTGTGATCAGCGCAAAACTTGAGTGTAGCATGTGGATAATCTTGCGTCAGGGTAAAAGGAAAACTGCAAGCACACGCACCACATCCTAGCCTGCGGCGTTAGTGACAGCATCGTCCTCTATAACAGCTGGTAAATTGCTGACAACTTTGACATACCTTAGAAGAAATTGCTCGACTGAGATCTTGTCCGACCCTCTAATAACGGGAGTAGACGGACTCGGCGCACTCTGCACTTGATCCGGCCCCTGATATCCAGATGGAGCAAGCAGTCGGCTACTAGCAGACTTATGCGGTGGTGTCCGGCCAGTACTAGAGCCTAAGGCCGACGTTCCAtgtgccgccgcgtctgtgATATGCTGTGCTGCCCGCAGACTCTGATTCTGCTGTTGCAACAAATTTTGGGCCTCTTCCATCAAGGCAAGCCTTTTCTGCAAGTCTGCATTCTCTTGACGCAAAGCCGCTAGCCTTGCCTCCCACATCCGCTGCTGTATAGTGGCTCGATTCAGTTCTTGTAGCACTGCTAACGACTGCTGGTCGAGATACGTTGTAGGTTGCTGAATTACGCCTGATAGCATAAAAAAAATGGATAGCAACTACCGCACAGTTGAGTTACCGACTGTTGTCGTAAATGTCCTGTTTATACGCATCGCCATCCACCAAAATTCAGCGTGCAACGCGACAT is a genomic window of Besnoitia besnoiti strain Bb-Ger1 chromosome IV, whole genome shotgun sequence containing:
- a CDS encoding zinc finger, C3HC4 type (RING finger) domain-containing protein (encoded by transcript BESB_056870); the protein is MAGVRVRFHTYALVSLLSVVALLLRTWYLHEEFYTVVAVLSTGKIALALLYNFALMLFLGLGKLAVRLMVGHLRDLEVEQILDSGRGFLLDTVLFLVLSSPTLEGSEVSSYALAKFLFIVVSLKTAHLVVQIRGSTMFEVGHPRAGVLLRLCVVLFCLLLLDFCAVHFFFVHASKASTFYLWLLFECLGMLVSSAISILKFAAHIIDVRLDNGWASKSAVLFYLELIHDVTSLVIFLLFMSVFFITQPSRLPLYMTADIIHVVKALYKRILSFKKYRALTKNLETRFPDATADELEAADTCIICRDLLFEGSKKLPCSHIFHIDCLRSWLVQQQSCPTCRAEIPTDDSAAQSPAQAHTGAAEQRSEGERGGDRPPPSVAAAAAAPPTDQPAGGYAGQQSETEAQQKGTARFVEDPRGEVERTDALPAGVGAPRLEAPWSSHSGNASVAQALLQGFQLACQTCEFYRFHASLWMIEAQRAQLEASRLQALRSCQATQHIRTWGAHTQISATPQSPSGDGLAAATPASESEADAAPAPHAAAPSNGREFIVVCPSHLFYQQSNAALPHPPGLPSVMPPFETTQMPSAFGGFPFVASNVALPRPDQYGVANAEWLRPVPGDTSAAAASEQGPLSQTLPGFQPPVFQQLWPQSRGYYSGSPYAPAGAATATHPASLQPTAATVCAENTILVGGQGNVEEARTREGGQDSRRKL
- a CDS encoding cation-transporting ATPase (encoded by transcript BESB_056880), which codes for MSSEAESAFRHVTESGCYGGAIVGAVSFLTGWISSMPSDNMISLTMKIVSADCSVDELMSLGVLPAAIAIGRVAIPVLLFVWTMHGLFSSFYGICSSTAPLLYGISLTEISFQLACFVAVASYLATDALSRTVNAIAGALREGTAGVQAGLKSAADWSGDKARRSVTNI